DNA sequence from the Cercospora beticola chromosome 8, complete sequence genome:
CCACATACGTTCGCATCAGCAGTTCATGGTACCGGTCTTTGAGCTCGGTTGGCACTAGTACTTCCAGCGATTTGGAATCCACAATCTTATTGCATCCATCGCCAGGGCACTTGATCCGCGCGGCCTCACCCTCATCTCTGATCTTTTGAACCAAGTAATGTCGATAGCAGTCGACGCAGTACCGATGTGCGCACTTCATGGCGAAGCTCTGCAGGCCTGGCTCGTCCTCGCAGCAGATGTCGCAAGCGAAACCATCTATCGTTTCGATCCGAGGTGGGTCTCTTTGTAGATCTTGACCAAGGCCTGCCTTCTCCAATGTCCCCTCCTGATCATCCATGTACTGCTCAATGACTCGCTCCTTGTTCCATCTGGCATATCGAAGTAGTATTGCTGTCGATTCGTGGGGCTGTTCGAGTAACGTGGCGACCTCGTTGATCTGTTGGTCCTGCTGTGCCTGGATGTCTGTGGGGCTGTAGGCCTTGAAGTCGACCTCGAACGCCTTCTTTTGCGGCTTCATAAGCTTGTCCTGCGATTGAAACATGGctccctcgtcgtcgtcgttgaagTCGTCCATATCGCCGTCGGAGTCTATAAGTTTCAAAATGAGCATGTTTCCTTGACAAAACGTAGTTGCACCCTCTTCGCAGAGCAGGCTTCATGTGTTTGGCAAACAGCTTACCATCTGCACCGAAATCGACGCTGCtatcctcatcgtccatcATGCCGATATCCCCGCTGCTAGCCAAGCTCTGCACCTCATCGTCGCTATCCATGATGTCCTTGTCGCTCGCTAGCGTCTGCGGTGTAGCAGGCAGCGCCGCGTCCACGACAGGAACCTTGCAGTGTGCGGTCTTGGTAGCCTTTCGAGCCGCTGTTTCGAGGATAGGAGCGTTGCTAGCAATATTCTCTCGCTTTCTCTTGACGGAAGGCGTGGTGGGCCACCGAGTCGCAGCCGTCTCGCTTGGACGAGACAGCAGCGAAGTATTGAGGCCTGAGGAGTCCGAGGTGCTGACTGCTGCGGGTAAGTGGCGTTTATCTCCGTTCGCAGTCCGAATGCTCGAGTGAGGCTGAGTGGATGCTCGAGCGTGGAGGACAGAGGCGAGACCTCAAAGACGCATGCCTGTGCCTAGGCGGCGAGGGTGAAGGAGCGGTGCGAAGTGAAGGTGACGGCGGAAACGGGTTTGTCAGGTGCAAGTAGAAGGAATGACGCTGCTGGCAGCAGGCACGAGAGGCTCCTGCCGGAAGCGGGAGCGGCAAAGCACGTGCCTTCTAGAAGGCTACCAACACAAAGGATTGTCTGAGACCAGGTCCAAGAATCTCCGGAATCATCGATGTCATGAGCAGCGATCGTGCTGGTCGTCCTATCTATCTGGAAAGCGATACAAAGTTGTGTGCAAACGCAGGCGTCGAACGGAACTTCGCAGCGGAACTCGAAACACGAAGCGATAGTAGTCAATTGAGGGGTGGCGTGGAGGATCACCCGCTTATGGTCATTCGTACATATTGTCTGGTAACGTCTAGTCCTCATCactgtcctcctcctcgctatcttcgtcgtcgctagCACACAAAACCTCCACCAATTTCTCCGTGTCTTTGCGAACAGCCACCAATTCAGCTGAAGCTGAGCTCCTTGCATCATTCCACCACTTTTCAAACCCTTCTGGCTCAATGATATCCTGATGGGCCAAAGCATTGGACAGGAATAGCAAAATCTTGTCGCCTTGACCACGGTGTACCAGATCCGTTTGAAGGTAGAGCAACCAGGATGCTTGCTCCTCTTCCGAAGCAACGTAGGCAGTGATGATCTCCTTGTATGCAGGAATGAGCTCGTCGACTGCCTCCTTTGGCGACCTTCCACTGTCCACAATCTGTGCTGCGCGTTTCGAGAAGGCAGTCGCTGTGACCCGCACAATCTGTTGATCCTCTGCATTGA
Encoded proteins:
- a CDS encoding uncharacterized protein (antiSMASH:Cluster_7~BUSCO:EOG092627XA), whose translation is MTSMIPEILGPGLRQSFVLPHSSIRTANGDKRHLPAAVSTSDSSGLNTSLLSRPSETAATRWPTTPSVKRKRENIASNAPILETAARKATKTAHCKVPVVDAALPATPQTLASDKDIMDSDDEVQSLASSGDIGMMDDEDSSVDFGADDSDGDMDDFNDDDEGAMFQSQDKLMKPQKKAFEVDFKAYSPTDIQAQQDQQINEVATLLEQPHESTAILLRYARWNKERVIEQYMDDQEGTLEKAGLGQDLQRDPPRIETIDGFACDICCEDEPGLQSFAMKCAHRYCVDCYRHYLVQKIRDEGEAARIKCPGDGCNKIVDSKSLEVLVPTELKDRYHELLMRTYVDDKENLKWCPAPECIYAIECGVKKRDLHRIVPTVICDRKHSFCFGCTLADHQPCPCKLVKLWLKKCEDDSETANWINANTKECPKCQSTIEKNGGCNHMTCRKCRNEFCWMCMGVWSEHGTSWYNCNRYEEKSGLDARDAQAKSRQSLERYLHYYNRYANHEQSAKLDKNIFEKTEKKMQLLQNQSGLSWIEVQFLENASHALQMCRQTLKWTYAFAYYLKRNNQTEIFEDNQKDLEMAVENLSEMFEKPTEQLSELKVDMMDKTSYCNQRRIVLLDDTAKNLKDGNWEFSVDI